The Streptomyces sp. BHT-5-2 genomic interval TCATCCAAATCGCCCAGTCGGTCACGTTCGTCCTGGCCCTCAAGCTGTTCTTCGCCCCCGGAGCCTCGACGCTGGGCATCCCGAAGTCCGACCAGCTGGGCACGTTGCTGGCCGGATTGGGGTTGTTCTGGGTGCTGTTCAAGATTCCCGGCTGGGCACTGCAGGTTGTTCTGCGGGGCACGCCGGTTCACCAACCGCACGCTCCTGCTGCTGTGCGTGTGCTGAAGCATCTGGCGCTGTACCGGCTCATGGGCCATTACCTGCCCGCAACTCGTCTGTTGCGCCGCCACAACGGCGGCGCAGGCGGCAGCGGGGGAGGTGGGTTTGGGCAAGGGCGTGGTGGGCCGGGAGGCAGGCCCGGCGGGCCGGGTGGCGGCGGAGGGGGCGGCAGTCGGCCGCCGGCTCCTGGACCTGGACACGGCGGAGGCTCTCGGAGTCGTGCCAGTCGGCCAGCTGACCTGCCCAGCCCTTCTGCCAGCCAGGGCGCAGCCGGTTCTCCTGCGGCAGGAGGAGCACATCGGACGGCGCCCTCCGGCACCGGGAGCACGACGCCCACGGTCACTACGACTCCCGGCCCAGCGCCCAGACGTTTCCCCCTCGGCCAGGCTCCCCGGCGCCCTGGTCCGCGTGCCGCTCCCTTCACCCGCGCCTCCAACGCCCCTCGAACCGTGCTCCACCCCGCCGCGGCCCGCCGACGCCAGCAGCTCACCGTGCCCGTACCCGCCGAGCACACCCCGCCCCGGCCATCCCGACCCACCCAGACACCACTGCCGATCCGCACCGAACACAACCCCACGCCCCCACAGCCCCGGCCGAACCGGACATCCCCACCCCCACGCCCCGGCTCCACCACGACGCCACCCCCGCCCACCAGGCAACCGACCCACCCCAACCCCACCGAACCCATGCGCCTACGGCCTTCGCGCCCCATGCAACTGCGACTCCCTCTCGAACCACCCAGGAGGTAATCCATGGCAGGACCCGACGACCCCACGGACGCCCCATACACCCCATGTGCCACGCGAATCCCTGCCGACATTTCCCGCCCCGACCGAATCCTGGGCCCGTTCACCGCCCGACAGACCGCAACCCTCGCCGTCGCGGCGGTGGTCGTGTACGGCGGCTGGTGGGCCACCCGCCCCTTCATGGCACCGCTCGCCTACGCGGCCCTGGTGGTCCCGATTGCAGGGGCGTCGGCCGCGCTCGCCCTCGGCCGGCGGGAGGGCATCGGCCTCGATCGTTTCCTGCTCGCCGCGCTCACCCATGCCCGTACGCCCAAGCGCCGTGTGCACGCCCCCGAAGGCGTTCCGCCACTGCCGGACATCGTCCCCGCCCGCTGGGCGAAAAGCGCAGGGCCGTCTGTCGCCGCGATGCGCATGCCCTACGACGGCATCGCCGCAGGCGGCGTGCTCGATCTGGGCAGCGGCGGGAAGGCGGCTGTGGCGGAGTGTTCGACGGTCAACTTTGAGTTGCGATCGGCCGCCGAACAACAGGGCTTGAGTGCGGCGTTCGCCCGTTGGCTCAATTCCCTGACCGGCTCGACCCAGCTGCTGGTGCGCTGCCATCGCATCGACCTCGCATCACTCGTCGACAACCTGCAGCATCATGCCGCCGCGCTGCCCCATCCCGCCCTGGAGCGAGCTGCCCGCGACCATGCCGATTTTCTCTCCGAGTTGGCGTTGAGCCGCGACCTTCTGGGCCGGCAGACCCTGCTGATCGCCCGCGAGGAAACCCCAGCGGGCGAGAGCCGGCGGCGCAGTGGGAGGGAGGGGCGGGCGCTGCAGCGTCTGGAGGAGGCGGCCCGGGCCCTTGCGCCGGCCGAGATCAACGTCACGGCCATGGACAGTCAGCGCAGCGCCGAGCTGTTGAGCGCAGCCTGCAACCCCAACACCCCCACCCGGACCGACGACCGACTGGAAGGTGACGTGTGATGCCTCGACTTCTCCATGGCCGCCCCCATCGGCACACGCCATCGCAGGGAGCGAGTGTCAAAGAGTTGCTCGACGTGTCCGGCCCCGAATCCCTCGAGGTTCATGCCCGCACCCTCGCCGTCGGCGCCCATGTAGTCACCACGATGGTCGTCACCGGTTACCCGGCCGAGGTCACCCCCGGCTGGCTCGCCCCGCTGTTGAACTTCCCCGGCCACCTCGACATCGCCCTGCACATCGAACCTGTCCCCAACCCGGTAGCCGCCGCTGGCCTGAAGAAACAACGCGCCCGCCTCGAATCCGGCCGTCGCACCGGCTTCACCAAGGGACACCTCGACGACCCCGAGGTGGAGGCCGCCGCCGCAGACGCCGCGGAACTGGCCTACCGCATCGCCCGCGGCGAAGGAAAACTCTTCCACGTCGCCCTCTACCTCACCGTCCACGCCCCCGACGAGGACACCCTCGCCGACCAAGCCGCTGCCGTCCGCGCCACCGCCGAGTCCCTACTCATGACGGTGGCCCCGACCACCTACCGGGCCCTGCCCGGCTGGCTGGCCACCCTCCCGCTCGGCCTCGACACCCTCAAGATCCGCCGCACCTTCGACACCGCCGCCCTCGCCACATGCTTCCCCTTCACCAGTCCCGACCTCCCCACACCCACCACCACGGACGGCCAGGCAGCAGGTGTCCTGTACGGCCTGAACGTGGTCTCCGGCGCTCCGGTGCTGTGGGACCGCTTCGCGCAGGACAACTACAACTCCATCTGCCTGGCCCGCTCCGGAGCCGGCAAGTCCTACCTGACCAAACTGGAGCTGCTGCGGCTGCTGTTCACCGGTGTCACTGCCTCAGTGATCGACCCGGAGGACGAGTACGTCCGCCTCGCCGAAACCGTCGGCGGACACGTGGTCGGACTCGGTTCCAACGGCGTGTGCCTCAACCCTTTCGACCTTCCGACCTCCGCTTCTGAGGGCGAAGACGTCTTGACGCGGCGCGTGTTGTTCCTGCACACCTTCCTTGCTGTCCTCCTCGGCACGGACCTGACCGCGGCCGAGAAAGCGGTGATGGACCGGGCGATCCTCGGCACATACACCCGCGTGGGGATCACCGCGGACCCCCGTACCTGGCGGCGCACCCCGCCCACGCTCGCCGACCTGGTCGTCGTTCTGAAAGAGGACGGCAGCGAGGTTGCCACGGACCTCGGCGACCGGCTGGCCCCCTATACCACCGGATCGCACGCCCGCCTGTTCAACGGCCCCAGCACCGCCGCCACCACCGGGCACCTGGTCGTCTTCGCACTCCGCCATCTGCCGGACGAGGTCAAGGCCCCCGCGATGCTGCTCGCGCTCGACGCCATCTGGCGGCAGGTCACCTCCCGCCCGGGCGCCGGCCGCCACCTGGTCGTGGTGGACGAGGCATGGCTGCTGATGCGCGACGGAGCCGGCGCCCGCTTCCTGTTCCACATGGCCAAAGCCGCCCGCAAGTACTGGACCGGACTGGCAGTGGTCACCCAGGACGCCGACGACGTCCTCGCCTCACCGCTTGGGCGCGCCATCGTCTCCAACGCCGCCACCCAAATCCTGCTCCGCCAAGCCCCACAGGCCATCGACACCATCAGCGAAAACTTCCACCTCTGCCACGGCGAACGAGAGTTCCTCCTCTCCGCCTCGCGAGGAGAGGCGCTGCTGCTGACCGGGGACCGTCGCCACAAAGTCGCCCTCGCAAGCATCGCCGCACCTGGCGAACACGAGGTGATCACGACAGATCCGAGTGAGCTCACCCTCCAGCAACGTGACGAAGTCACCGAGGTCGATGACCCCGACGAGTGCGAGCTCCCCGGGACTGGCCACAGGGAGGGGACGCCGTGACTGCGTACGACTTCTTTCTCGCCGTGAACCGTCCGGACGGTCCGCTGGTGGACTTCCTCACCAACCCGAGCAGCTTCTGGACACACCTCGGCCACGGAGCCGCCAACTCGCTCGAAAGATATGCGCCTCTTCTCCTCCCGTGCGCTGTCGTCGTAGTGACCGGTGGCTACGTGGTGCGCCGCCGACTGCACCGGTGGCGCCAACACCACCTTGCCCACAATGCCCGCTGCGTGGAAATCCTCGCCCCGCCCCACGTCACCCCCAAGGGCGGCGAGGTCCTATGGGCCCAGCTCTCCGGCCTCCTACGCCCATGGTGGCGCCGCCTGTCCACCGGCCAGCCCCACCTGGCCTTCGAATACACCTGGTCCCACACCGGAATGCACATCAGCCTGTGGGTCTCCGGCACAGTTCCGTTGGGGCTGGTACGCCGTGCAGTGGAGGCCGCCTGGCCCGGCGCCCACACCCGCCTCACCGAACCCTCGCCTCTGCTTCCGCACGGTCACACCGTCAGTGCGGGACGCCTGCGGACGGGTCGTCCTGATGTCCTGCCGCTACGCACCGACCACCCCACCGACCCTCTGCGCGCACTGCTGCAGGCCGCCACCGGTATGGCCGAGGCGGAGTCCGCCTGCGTACAAATCCTGGCCCGGCCGGCCACCGGCAGCGCGCTGCGCCGCGCCCGACGCCAGGCACGCCACCTCAAAGCCGGCCACACCGCCGCCCGCCTACCCGCCCTGACTGCGCTCCTCTTGCACCGTGCCCAGCCGTCCGCCACCGGCAAGCTGGACCCCGAACACGGCACCGCGGTAAGGCAGTCCGCCGCGAAACTCTCCGGCTCCCAGTGGCAATGCGCCCTCACCTATGCCGCCACCTGCTCCACCGAGCAAGAGCGCGCCGATGATGTCTCAAGGGGCCGAGCCCACGCGCTGGCCTCCGCCTTCGGACTGTTCGCCGACCGCAACTACCTCGCCCGCACCCGCCTCCGTCGCCCCGAACCACACCTGAGCTCAAGGCACTTCCCCTTCCGCACCGCCCTGCTGTCCGTCCCGGAACTCGCCACCCTGGCACACCTCCCCTCCGACCCCGACGCGCCCGGCCTACGACGGGCCGGCGCCCGTTCCGTCCTCCCGCCACCGCAGGTCCCCGAACCCACACCAGGAGCTGGGGTCAAGCCCTTGGGCCGCGCCGACACCGGCGCATGCCGCAGCGTCGGTCTCGCGGTCGCCGACGTCCGCCATCACCTGCACGTCATGGGCGCGACCGGCTCAGGCAAGTCCACCCTGATCGCCAATCTCGTCCTTGACGACGTCCGCCACCACCGCGGCGTCATCGTCATCGACCCCAAAGGCGACCTGGTCACCGACCTGCTCGACCGCCTCCCGGACACCTGTGCCGACCGCCTGGTCCTCGTCGACCCCGACGACGCGCACAGACCGCCGTGCCTGAACGTTCTGGACGGCACGGACATCGATGTCGTCGTGGACAACATCACCGGCATCTTCCGCCGGATCTTCACCGCCTTCTGGGGACCGCGCACCGACGACGTGATGCGCGCCGCCTGCCTGACCCTCCTCAAACACCGCAACCACACCCACCAACTGGTCACCCTCGCCGACATCCCCCGCCTGCTCGGCGAATCCGCCTACCGACTGCGCATCGTCCCCACCCTCAAAGACCCGGTCCTGCGTGGCTTCTGGGCCTGGTACGAGTCGATGTCCGAACCCTCCCGAGCCGCCGTGGTCGCACCGGTCATGAACAAGCTCCGTGCCTTCCTCCTGCGCGACTTCGCCCGCCGCGCCATCGCCGCCGGCCCCTCCACCTTCGACCTCACCCAGGTCCTCGACGGGGGCATCCTGCTGGCCCGCCTCCCCAAAGGAGCCCTCGGCGAAGAGACCGCCCGGCTACTGGGCTCCTTCATCGTTGCCGGTGCCTGGCAGGCCGCGGCCGCCCGCGCCCGCACGCCCGAACGCCAGCGGATCGACGCCACCTTGAGCATCGATGAGGCACAGAATTTCCTCACCCTCCCGTATCCGCTGGAGGACATGCTCGCCGAGGCCCGCGGCTACCGCCTGTCGATGCTCCTGGCCCACCAGCACCTCGCCCAGCTCCCACGCGACCTGCGCGAAGGCATCTCCGCCAACGCCCGCAACAAAGTCTTCTTCAACACCTCACCCGGAGACGCAAACACCCTGGAACGCCATACCCTCCCCGCACTGGCCGCTCACGATCTGGCCCATCTCGGCCCCTACCAGGCTGCCGCCCACCTCCTTGTCGGCGGTGCGGAAACCGGCGCCTTCACCCTCACCACCCGCCCGCTGCCACCCCCGATTCCTGGCCGTGCCGTGGACCTCCGCGCGGCAGCCGCCGGCCGCAATGGACCCCGCCCGGCCACCCGTCCCTGACCCGCCCCCCTTGAAGTGAACCTGGTTGGTGATTGCCATGCCCTCCCTGCCTCGTCCTGCCTCCGGCCCCGGCTCCCGCTACACCGCCCGCGCCGCAACCACCCGACACCGCCCCACCCAGCACACCGACGTCGCCACGCTCGCCCACCGCCTCACCACCCGCGACCTCTGGCTGACACGTATGCTCCACGAGCACCGCGTCTTCACCACACCCCAGATCGCCCGCCTCGCTCACACCTCACTGCGTTCCGCCCAACGGCGCCTGCGTACCCTTCACCAGCACGCTGTCCTGGACTCCTTCCGCCCGCTGACACAGACCGGCTCGGCACCCGAGCACTACACCCTCGGCCCCCTCGGAGCCGCCCTGCTCGCCGCCCACGCCGGCCTGGACACCGCAGCCCTCGGATGGCGCCCCACCCACACCGGCCGCATCGCCTACTCCCCATCCCTGGGCCACGACCTCGGCGTCAACGACCTCCTCACCCACCTCACAGCCCGCACCCACACCACCCCTGACACCGGGCTTCGCCTGTGGCTGTCCGAACGCTCCGCGGCCCGCCGCTGGGGCGACCTGATCCGCCCCGACGCCTACGCCCACTACCGCGACGGCGACCACCTGCTGCCGTTCTTCCTCGAATACGACACCGGCAGCCAATCCCTCGCCCGTGTCGAAGCCAAACTCCCCGGCTACGCCGCCTTCACCACGACAACCAGCACCCGCCCCGCCCTCCTCATCCACACCCGCACCCAATCCCGCGACCAAGCCCTCCGCCACCGCCTGGCCGACACCGCCCGCGAACTGGGCCTGAACGTGGCAATGTCCTCCGCGGACTTCACCACAACCAGCCCCTGGGGGCCGTGGTGGGCACCCCTCGGGCCCGGCACCCGCCGCACCACCCTCACCGATCTCGCCGCCCAGTGGCCCGACCTCAGCCCCGCCTCTGGCCTGGAACCCACCGATGCCGACACCACCCTCACCCTCCCCGTTCCCCCACTCCCACCCGCCGTCCGACCCGAGGCTCAGACGTGAGCTCCCTCCTGGGAAAGGCGGTCGCCGGCATCGGCTGCGCCGTGCTGTGCCTGCCTCTGCTCGCCGCCGTCACTCTCGCCGCGGCCTTCGGCGGCATGACCTCAGACAGCAGCACGGCGGCCACTGCGAGCAGGCAGGCGATCAACGACATCCCGCCCCGCATACTCGCCCTCTACCAACGCGCGGCCCTCGCCTGCCCCGGCCTGTCCTGGACAGTCTTGGCCGCCATCGGCAAGACCGAGACCGACCATGCCCGCCACCCCACCATGGTCTCTACCGCAGCTGCCGTCGGGCCGATGCAGTTCTTGCCGTCCACCTTCCAGGCATACGCGCACCCCGTACCCCCTGGAGGCAAGCGGCCACCGACGCCCTGGGACCCGGTCGACGCGGTGTACGCCGCGGCCCGCCTGCTGTGCGCCAACGGCGCCCGAGGCGGCAGAAACCTCCAGGCAGCCCTCTACGCGTACAACCACTCCCACACCTACGTGAGCCAAGTCCTCACCACCGCCCGCAGGTACACAGCCATCGCACCACTCCCAACAAGTGCTGTGGCCAAGGCGGTTGCCTTCGCCCGCGCCCAGCTCGGCGTCCCCTATGTATGGGGCGGCGACGGGCCCTCCGACGGCGGCTTCGACTGCTCCGGCCTCACCCAAGCCGCCTACCATGCCGCAGGCATCCGCCTCCCTCGCGTCGCACAATCCCAATACGACACCGGCCCCCAACTCCCCAAGGGCACCCAACTGGCCCCCGGTGACTTGCTGTTCTTCGGACCCAGCCCACACCGCATCACCCACGTGGCGCTCTACGTCGGCGCCGGACGGGCGATCGACGCACCGCACCCCGGAGCCGTCGTCCGTCAGGGGCCCGCGCGCACCAGCGCCTCGTCCTTCCAGGGTGCGACAAGGCCCACGCCCCACGGAGGCAACGGGTGAAGCAGGTCGAAGCCCGCGAAGCCGTCAGCCTCCTGCGCACCATGACACGGGTCCTGTGCGTCGTCGGCGTCCTGGCGCTGGTCTTCACCACGGTCAACGTCACCCGATTCGCCACCAGCCGCGACGTCCCCCTCCCCATCGCCGTCCTCCTCGACCCCATAATCGGCACCGCCCTCGCCGGCGTCCTCTACGTCGACGCACGCCTCGCCGCCTGGGGCATCACCCCACCCGCCTGGTCCACCACCTTGCGCTGGAGCGCAGGCTCCACCGCCGCCCTCATAAACACCTGGCAAAGCCTGTGGCCCGACGGACAGATCGGCTGGCCCCACCACGCCGACCCCGCAGCAGTCCTCCTCCACCTCACCCCCGCCCTCCTCCTCATCGCCCTGACCGAGACCATCGCCGCCTACCGCCGCACGATCACCGCCCTCCTCGACCAGACCACCCCCACCGACCAGACCAGGCCGACCGAACCGACCGACCTGCCCGGCCCGACCGCCCCAGCACATCCCCGCACAGCCCCTGCCCCCCGATCGGCCACCGAGCGCACCGACCGCGAACCGACCACCGACGCCGCGCTGCCCATCGACTCCCCACCACAGACCACATCCGCCCCCACCCCGCCCTGTGTCCAAACCGCCCACCCCGGCATCACCAACCCAGCCCCCACCAGGCCAAATGCGGCCAACGACGCAGCCCACAGCCCACGTCCCGACCCCGACCGCCCACCATCCGGGATCCGGGCGGCAGACGCCGACCTATGGCCGCACGCCCTCGCCCTGGACAAGACCACCCGGGCTATCACCGGCCAGCCCGCAAGCATCTGGCGACTCCGAAACGAGCTACACCTCGGCTCCAACCGCGCCCGCCGCATCCACCACCAACTCCACAACCACAACACCGACCGACCACCCCCGATCGAATGAACTCCGCTCCGCCCCCTCCGACCGACCACACCGACCAGACACCGACCGCCCGACCGACCGCTCCCCAAACCCACCGCCCCCGCACCGGCCCACCGCGCAAGCCCCGTACCGCCCGGGAGCCATGCCCCCACACACGCAACCGGGAACAACCCCGCGTAATGCCTCGCTTGACTTCCCGCCCGGGGCGAGCGTCCATGGTCGTGGCCGACAAGAGCCCAGTGGGTTCCCCAAGCGTGAACTCGCCCTCGTCACAGCCACGTTCGCCCGGATGAACGCGCCGCGCACGCGCCGGCGAACACCGCGGCCCGCCAACGCAGCGCCGCACCCCGGCCGGGGACCTCAACCACCCACACTGCACTCGGAATCGAGGACCCCAACATGTCCGACACCAACCCCGACACCACACCCACCCCAGACAACGCCTCCGCCCCGGAACCGCCCACGGGCCTGACCGGCGCAGCCGCCGCTGTCTACACCGAACTGATCGGCCGGACCGAACCCGTCACCGTCGCCGAACTTGCCCACGCCGCAGGCATCGGCCACTCCACCGCCGGACGCGCCGTAACCACCCTGGAGAAGCGCGGCCTCGCCGCCCGCACCCCCGGCGGCCACGATGGCCCCCGCCGCATGCCCGACCTCTGGCACCCCGTACCTCCGACGCCCACCTCCGAGACCACCAACACGCCAGAACACGACCCACAGCACACCGACACGCAGCCGGAAAGCACTCCCACCGATTCCGCGGAACGCGTCGACGACGACGTAGAAGGCGATGAGGAAACGTCCGAGGACAGGATGTCCAGCACCGCCGCAGCCCCTGCCCCCGACATCCCCAACCCCACCATCACGGACGACACCGACCTGCCCACGGACACCCCGCCCGACGCCCCCGATACGTCGGCCGCCGACAACACCGACCCCAGCGCCGAGCCGGAAGCCGACACCCCTCACGTAGAGGCGTCCCAGGGCACCGAGCAGCCCGACGGCAACAACAGCCAGGAAGACGGCCCACAGAGCGGGGATGACAACGCCCCCGTGTCGAGCGAAGCCGCCGAGGCGCATAGGGCACCGGCGCAACCGGCACCGACCAAGGACGGGCGGCTCGCACCAGGAGCGCTCCGGCAGATGGTCATCGACCACCTCCACGCACACCCCGACGAGGCTTTCACCGCCACCCGCATCAGCCGCGTCATCGAGAAGTCCTCAGGCGCCATCGCCAATGCCCTG includes:
- a CDS encoding PrgI family protein, translated to MAGPDDPTDAPYTPCATRIPADISRPDRILGPFTARQTATLAVAAVVVYGGWWATRPFMAPLAYAALVVPIAGASAALALGRREGIGLDRFLLAALTHARTPKRRVHAPEGVPPLPDIVPARWAKSAGPSVAAMRMPYDGIAAGGVLDLGSGGKAAVAECSTVNFELRSAAEQQGLSAAFARWLNSLTGSTQLLVRCHRIDLASLVDNLQHHAAALPHPALERAARDHADFLSELALSRDLLGRQTLLIAREETPAGESRRRSGREGRALQRLEEAARALAPAEINVTAMDSQRSAELLSAACNPNTPTRTDDRLEGDV
- a CDS encoding VirB4 family type IV secretion system protein, which translates into the protein MLDVSGPESLEVHARTLAVGAHVVTTMVVTGYPAEVTPGWLAPLLNFPGHLDIALHIEPVPNPVAAAGLKKQRARLESGRRTGFTKGHLDDPEVEAAAADAAELAYRIARGEGKLFHVALYLTVHAPDEDTLADQAAAVRATAESLLMTVAPTTYRALPGWLATLPLGLDTLKIRRTFDTAALATCFPFTSPDLPTPTTTDGQAAGVLYGLNVVSGAPVLWDRFAQDNYNSICLARSGAGKSYLTKLELLRLLFTGVTASVIDPEDEYVRLAETVGGHVVGLGSNGVCLNPFDLPTSASEGEDVLTRRVLFLHTFLAVLLGTDLTAAEKAVMDRAILGTYTRVGITADPRTWRRTPPTLADLVVVLKEDGSEVATDLGDRLAPYTTGSHARLFNGPSTAATTGHLVVFALRHLPDEVKAPAMLLALDAIWRQVTSRPGAGRHLVVVDEAWLLMRDGAGARFLFHMAKAARKYWTGLAVVTQDADDVLASPLGRAIVSNAATQILLRQAPQAIDTISENFHLCHGEREFLLSASRGEALLLTGDRRHKVALASIAAPGEHEVITTDPSELTLQQRDEVTEVDDPDECELPGTGHREGTP
- a CDS encoding helicase HerA domain-containing protein, whose translation is MTAYDFFLAVNRPDGPLVDFLTNPSSFWTHLGHGAANSLERYAPLLLPCAVVVVTGGYVVRRRLHRWRQHHLAHNARCVEILAPPHVTPKGGEVLWAQLSGLLRPWWRRLSTGQPHLAFEYTWSHTGMHISLWVSGTVPLGLVRRAVEAAWPGAHTRLTEPSPLLPHGHTVSAGRLRTGRPDVLPLRTDHPTDPLRALLQAATGMAEAESACVQILARPATGSALRRARRQARHLKAGHTAARLPALTALLLHRAQPSATGKLDPEHGTAVRQSAAKLSGSQWQCALTYAATCSTEQERADDVSRGRAHALASAFGLFADRNYLARTRLRRPEPHLSSRHFPFRTALLSVPELATLAHLPSDPDAPGLRRAGARSVLPPPQVPEPTPGAGVKPLGRADTGACRSVGLAVADVRHHLHVMGATGSGKSTLIANLVLDDVRHHRGVIVIDPKGDLVTDLLDRLPDTCADRLVLVDPDDAHRPPCLNVLDGTDIDVVVDNITGIFRRIFTAFWGPRTDDVMRAACLTLLKHRNHTHQLVTLADIPRLLGESAYRLRIVPTLKDPVLRGFWAWYESMSEPSRAAVVAPVMNKLRAFLLRDFARRAIAAGPSTFDLTQVLDGGILLARLPKGALGEETARLLGSFIVAGAWQAAAARARTPERQRIDATLSIDEAQNFLTLPYPLEDMLAEARGYRLSMLLAHQHLAQLPRDLREGISANARNKVFFNTSPGDANTLERHTLPALAAHDLAHLGPYQAAAHLLVGGAETGAFTLTTRPLPPPIPGRAVDLRAAAAGRNGPRPATRP
- a CDS encoding replication-relaxation family protein yields the protein MPSLPRPASGPGSRYTARAATTRHRPTQHTDVATLAHRLTTRDLWLTRMLHEHRVFTTPQIARLAHTSLRSAQRRLRTLHQHAVLDSFRPLTQTGSAPEHYTLGPLGAALLAAHAGLDTAALGWRPTHTGRIAYSPSLGHDLGVNDLLTHLTARTHTTPDTGLRLWLSERSAARRWGDLIRPDAYAHYRDGDHLLPFFLEYDTGSQSLARVEAKLPGYAAFTTTTSTRPALLIHTRTQSRDQALRHRLADTARELGLNVAMSSADFTTTSPWGPWWAPLGPGTRRTTLTDLAAQWPDLSPASGLEPTDADTTLTLPVPPLPPAVRPEAQT
- a CDS encoding NlpC/P60 family protein; the protein is MSSLLGKAVAGIGCAVLCLPLLAAVTLAAAFGGMTSDSSTAATASRQAINDIPPRILALYQRAALACPGLSWTVLAAIGKTETDHARHPTMVSTAAAVGPMQFLPSTFQAYAHPVPPGGKRPPTPWDPVDAVYAAARLLCANGARGGRNLQAALYAYNHSHTYVSQVLTTARRYTAIAPLPTSAVAKAVAFARAQLGVPYVWGGDGPSDGGFDCSGLTQAAYHAAGIRLPRVAQSQYDTGPQLPKGTQLAPGDLLFFGPSPHRITHVALYVGAGRAIDAPHPGAVVRQGPARTSASSFQGATRPTPHGGNG
- a CDS encoding extensin; amino-acid sequence: MKQVEAREAVSLLRTMTRVLCVVGVLALVFTTVNVTRFATSRDVPLPIAVLLDPIIGTALAGVLYVDARLAAWGITPPAWSTTLRWSAGSTAALINTWQSLWPDGQIGWPHHADPAAVLLHLTPALLLIALTETIAAYRRTITALLDQTTPTDQTRPTEPTDLPGPTAPAHPRTAPAPRSATERTDREPTTDAALPIDSPPQTTSAPTPPCVQTAHPGITNPAPTRPNAANDAAHSPRPDPDRPPSGIRAADADLWPHALALDKTTRAITGQPASIWRLRNELHLGSNRARRIHHQLHNHNTDRPPPIE
- a CDS encoding helix-turn-helix domain-containing protein, with product MSDTNPDTTPTPDNASAPEPPTGLTGAAAAVYTELIGRTEPVTVAELAHAAGIGHSTAGRAVTTLEKRGLAARTPGGHDGPRRMPDLWHPVPPTPTSETTNTPEHDPQHTDTQPESTPTDSAERVDDDVEGDEETSEDRMSSTAAAPAPDIPNPTITDDTDLPTDTPPDAPDTSAADNTDPSAEPEADTPHVEASQGTEQPDGNNSQEDGPQSGDDNAPVSSEAAEAHRAPAQPAPTKDGRLAPGALRQMVIDHLHAHPDEAFTATRISRVIEKSSGAIANALTKLVGLGIAEQATDQPRTFRLARHAQADTTS